The Eurosta solidaginis isolate ZX-2024a chromosome 4, ASM4086904v1, whole genome shotgun sequence genome includes a window with the following:
- the LOC137249935 gene encoding WD repeat domain phosphoinositide-interacting protein 2-like — translation MVKMTFAYSPSITVTRYITLVERLFNSSLVVMVTAGEPNCLQMLHFKKNQNICHCVYGSNIHSIRMNRTRLTDSLHIHDIRDLKMLHQIENIAPNELGLNTETLNIFKIDKKAVMMALDALALQVAKIAAARQLEKAEKHSSHCTDDAKSETAVVTAATDTTVISNSPSSGCSD, via the exons atggtaaagaTGACTTTCGCAtattctccatcaataactgtgacaaggtatATTACCTTGGTCGAGCGTTtattcaatagctctctagtggtgatggtgacagcagggGAACCCAACTGCTTACAAATgctacacttcaaaaagaatcaaaatatctgccattgcgtctacggctcaaatatacACAGTATACGAATGAATCGAACGCGCTTAACAGATAGTTTACATATTCATGATATACGAGACTTGAAAATGttacatcaaatcgaaaatattgcaccaaacgaactgggtctgaatactgaaacattaaacatattcaaaatcgataagaaggctgtgatgatggcaTTAGACG ctttaGCTTTACAAGTAGCAAAAATTGCTGCCGCCAGGCAATTGGAAAAAGCagagaagcattcatcacactgtacggatgatgcaaagtcagaaactgctgttgttactgctgccaccgacacaacggtcatctctaatTCGCCGAGCAGTGGCTGTTCCGACTAA